ATTATCGGCCAGCTAACGAATGTTATTATGAATATGGGAATTAGGGGTTTCAACGCTTTGAGTTGGAGTCTAAAATCTATCTTTCCAAGTGTTTTAAGGCCCAATAGTGTCAGGAAAAATATGAGTGGGGAATACAGGGGATCCCTTGTCATAACTCCTAGGATCCCAAGGATAACAGTTCCAATTATCTTGACCCTTGGATCAAGGGAATGCAAGATTGATTTTCTTTCAACATATATGGAATACATCATCGAACTATCACCTTGATGATCTCTTCTATGCTTCTCACGAATCCAATTCCAACGTTCTTTGCTATTGTTATAAGTTCGGGCTCCTTCAGATAATATTCCTTAAGATTAAGCTCAAAGAAGTCTTCAACTGGTCCATAGAACTTTACTTCTCCATTGAAAATTAGGAGAACCTTATCCGCAAGTTCCAGAACTAGATCCATATCGTGGGTAACGAGGATTATTGAACTACCTTCTCTCCTTAGCTTTCTAATGGTCTCGATCAAATTTTTAGTACTTCTCTCATCAAGCCCAGTGTTCGGCTCATCAAGGACTAGATACCTTGGCTTCATAGCCAAAATACAGGCTATGGCCAATCTCTGCTTTTCTCCCCCACTCAACTCAAATGGATTTCTCTCCTCGAATCCCTCTAAGCCAACAGCCTTTAGGGCCCATTCTACCCTCTTCTTAATTTCTTCCTCACTAAGGCCAAGATTCCTTGGCCCAAATGCAACTTCCTTAAAAACGTTTTCCTCAAAGAACATTGCCTCTGGATTCTGAAATACGTAGCCAACTTTTCTGCTTAGCTCAGCAACGCTAACGTCTCTCGTATTGACTCCGTCAATTATTACATCTCCCTTCTTGGGCTTAATTAAGCCGTTCATCATTTTAACTAGGGTCGTCTTTCCACTACCATTTGGTCCCACAACCGCTAATATCCCTTCATCGAATTCGAAGTTTATCGACTTGAGTACAATCTTACCTTCCTCATACCAGAACCACACATCTCTGAACTCTATCATCAATAACACTGTTAGTTTCGACGTTAAAAACTTGCCTCGTAATTTGGAATTGGAACTATGGTGCCTCAAAGAGAAAAGTTTTTAATTGGAAAGAGTCCTTCCAAAATTAGCGGGGCTCCGATCCATGAGAAGTGCCTGTTCTAAAAGTGGAAAAGGGGAAGAAATATGCAAGTGAAGGTTGACCCAGAGGAAATTAAGAGAATTAAACGAGAGCTTGAAGAACTTCAGAATGAGAAGAGAAATATCGAGTTAAAATTGGAGGAGCTCCAAAAGGAGCTGAATATGTGGATACAAAAGAGAGATGAGAAGAATCTCGAAGTTAGAAGGCTCAGGGAAAAGGCGAGAGAATTCAAGGCAAAGAGAGATGAAATAAATCAGAAAATAAAGGATCTCAAGAAGAACAGAGACGAAATAAATGCAAAGCTTGACCTTCTCTACCAAGAGGCCCTGGAGTATAGAACTAAGAGGGATGAATTTAAGCAACTAAGAAGGTTGAAGATGCCAAAGGAAAAGATAGAGGAAAGAATAGAGAAACTTGAATGGGAGCTCCAAACAACCCCAAATATTTCCCCCGAGAGGGAGAAACAGATCGTTGATCAGATCCAAGTTCTTGCAACAGAGCTTGAAATAATTCAACAGATAGAGAGGTACAATAACAAGTTACAAGAGGTTAGGAAGAAAATTGACCAGCTGAAGAAAGCGAGAAGGGCAATCTCCCTCGAAATACAGCAACTTGCGAACCAGAGTCAGCAGTATCATGAGCAGATGATAAAGACATATCAAAGGGCAGATGAAGTGAAAAAGGAGGCAGATGAGTACCATCAAAAGGTTGTAGAGCTAAGGGAGAAGATCAGGGAAGTTAGGAGAGAACTTAGGGAAATTGAGAGGAAGATAATGGAGTATGATCAGAAGCACAAGGAGCTCATAGCTTACAAGCTAGTAGCTAGGATGAAGGCCAGAAGGGATGCCAACTTCGAGAAGGCCGTCCAAGCGTTGGAGAAGTTCAAGCGTGGAGAGAAGCTTACCTGGGATGAGATCCTACTGTTGCAGAGATACAATCTTGTCTGAAGTGAGTAGGCATGGAGGTAGTTAAGCACGATGGGCCAGGAAGGTTAGGGATAATAAGGTTGGAACCTCCAGTCCAAACTCCAGCCCTTGCCGGCGTTGACTTCACGATTTCTCCCTTTAACTCATACTTCCATCCTAAGGAATTCTCTGAATACGACTTTAACTTAGCCCCTGCAATTCCTCTTAGCTATTATACTCCAGATGAGGTTATAGAGAAGGCCTTGAAGAGGATTGAGGCGGTTGATTATTCCAAGTTCAATGCATTCTACTTCCCAGCTTTAAAGAGAGAGAAGTACTATCCAAGGCTCTTGAAGATCATTGAGGAGAATGATATGGAGGCAATTTACATAGGAAACTCAAAGGTCATGATAAAGGACTACAGGGGATTTGTTTCAACTGTTAGGATTTTGAGGGAAAACTTTCCAAATGCAATCCTCATTACGGATTTAGAGCCCTTCTTTTATCCCTTGGCAGTATACCTCGGGATAGATGCCTTTGACATTAGATCACTCAAGATATATTCCTATGAAGGGCTTGGCTTTACCCAGTTCTCTCCAATAATATGGGATCAACCAAATGATCCAGTTGAATTCGCAAAGAATATGATAAAGCTGATAAAGATTGCGATTGTCGAAGGTAAGCTTAGATATCTCGTCGAGAACTTTCTGCCGACTGCAATGAACGTTGGCATACTGAGGATAGCTGATAGGGAGCACTTTGATTATCTAGAGAAGTATACTCCAGTTCACGATAAAACGGTCATTTTCATAAGCGATCATTCAATGACGAGGCCCGAGGTTCTCAGGTGGAAGAC
The window above is part of the Pyrococcus sp. NA2 genome. Proteins encoded here:
- a CDS encoding energy-coupling factor ABC transporter ATP-binding protein, with amino-acid sequence MIEFRDVWFWYEEGKIVLKSINFEFDEGILAVVGPNGSGKTTLVKMMNGLIKPKKGDVIIDGVNTRDVSVAELSRKVGYVFQNPEAMFFEENVFKEVAFGPRNLGLSEEEIKKRVEWALKAVGLEGFEERNPFELSGGEKQRLAIACILAMKPRYLVLDEPNTGLDERSTKNLIETIRKLRREGSSIILVTHDMDLVLELADKVLLIFNGEVKFYGPVEDFFELNLKEYYLKEPELITIAKNVGIGFVRSIEEIIKVIVR
- a CDS encoding coiled-coil protein; protein product: MQVKVDPEEIKRIKRELEELQNEKRNIELKLEELQKELNMWIQKRDEKNLEVRRLREKAREFKAKRDEINQKIKDLKKNRDEINAKLDLLYQEALEYRTKRDEFKQLRRLKMPKEKIEERIEKLEWELQTTPNISPEREKQIVDQIQVLATELEIIQQIERYNNKLQEVRKKIDQLKKARRAISLEIQQLANQSQQYHEQMIKTYQRADEVKKEADEYHQKVVELREKIREVRRELREIERKIMEYDQKHKELIAYKLVARMKARRDANFEKAVQALEKFKRGEKLTWDEILLLQRYNLV